The following are from one region of the Marinomonas sp. CT5 genome:
- the traF gene encoding conjugal transfer protein TraF, whose translation MRYSILLLALISANLMASAPIGSSTVLGSYANRQSLMTSLSNPAAPYLMTNIQSFRAGFLGPLSLGYEIGDAKDLKDQVDQLETILEKDYSSSLSSLTVVDLAKLGLTTNSTNEEISNALLNGDTEVSRAVSQANTILGDIGDTAYVKLSGGLQVPFMPVIYKTNNRGAFMLDSDVSFVGRVGVLSDDISAKVSGEDVELSSDTAVFLKRATDFRVGLGYSQAVGRPVSGALILGGKINLHSIALGQKLSFLTNKDDNGTDAFGDFLMNRENVQSGISLDLGAIWTAPNYQLGATVTSINEPEFDFEELGNCSGLSGSELASCSSTVNLSNKGKLNLKETYKMKAQLTLDVALMSTNQNWSLSGSYDANPVEDAVGDRYQWKTVSLSYFSDNLYFPGIRIGYRKNHAGSKLSYATVGATFFRRLDFDIAYGLEKASGESLPRSLYFSLGYGFAF comes from the coding sequence ATGCGATATTCGATTTTGTTATTGGCACTTATTAGTGCAAATTTGATGGCATCTGCACCTATTGGATCGAGCACCGTATTAGGTAGTTATGCCAATAGACAATCTCTGATGACCTCTTTATCTAATCCTGCCGCACCTTATTTAATGACTAATATACAAAGTTTTCGAGCAGGCTTCTTAGGTCCCCTAAGTTTGGGGTATGAAATAGGAGACGCAAAAGACTTGAAAGATCAAGTTGATCAATTAGAGACAATTTTGGAAAAAGATTACAGCTCTTCTTTGAGTAGCCTTACGGTGGTTGATCTTGCAAAACTTGGATTAACGACGAACTCAACTAATGAAGAAATCAGTAATGCACTTCTTAATGGGGATACTGAAGTGTCTAGGGCTGTTTCGCAAGCAAATACTATTTTAGGTGATATTGGTGATACGGCTTATGTTAAACTGTCAGGAGGACTACAGGTTCCATTTATGCCTGTTATCTATAAAACCAATAACCGTGGCGCTTTCATGTTGGATTCTGATGTGTCCTTCGTTGGTAGAGTAGGTGTGTTATCAGATGACATTTCTGCAAAAGTGTCTGGAGAAGATGTTGAGTTGTCATCCGACACCGCTGTATTTCTTAAAAGGGCAACGGACTTTCGTGTCGGTCTTGGCTATAGTCAAGCCGTTGGTCGCCCTGTAAGTGGTGCGCTTATTCTTGGTGGTAAGATAAACCTTCATAGTATTGCTCTGGGGCAAAAGTTATCTTTTTTAACAAACAAAGACGACAACGGTACAGATGCTTTTGGTGACTTTTTAATGAATAGAGAAAATGTCCAATCGGGAATTAGTTTAGACTTGGGGGCTATTTGGACTGCCCCTAATTACCAATTAGGGGCTACGGTGACCAGTATCAATGAGCCAGAGTTCGACTTTGAAGAATTGGGTAATTGTAGTGGTTTATCAGGTTCAGAGTTGGCTAGTTGTAGTAGTACAGTTAACTTATCAAATAAGGGAAAACTAAATCTTAAAGAAACTTATAAAATGAAAGCTCAACTGACATTAGACGTGGCTCTAATGTCTACTAATCAAAATTGGTCCTTATCAGGCTCTTATGATGCGAATCCTGTTGAGGATGCTGTAGGAGACAGGTATCAGTGGAAAACCGTTTCCTTATCTTATTTTAGCGATAATCTTTATTTTCCAGGTATTCGCATCGGTTACAGAAAGAATCACGCTGGAAGTAAGTTAAGCTATGCAACTGTTGGGGCTACGTTTTTTAGGCGTTTAGATTTTGATATTGCCTATGGGCTGGAAAAAGCCAGCGGCGAGAGTCTGCCTCGTAGTTTATATTTCTCGCTGGGCTATGGTTTTGCTTTTTAA
- a CDS encoding 5-formyltetrahydrofolate cyclo-ligase translates to MTSHLDPRQTLRRQLRQARRSLSESEQFAAASALVSRYLELIEQLSSSSPKRVALYLSNDGEISPHLLCEHFWQHQIETYLPVVQGKELAFARYTKETAWKENQFGIKEPATSEYLPSHCLDMVLLPLVGFDANGGRLGMGGGFYDRTFANKRADQTPLLIGLAHSCQEVKSLPVEGWDVPLQAIVTPNKVISV, encoded by the coding sequence ATGACCTCTCATCTCGATCCTAGACAAACACTTCGTCGTCAATTACGCCAAGCAAGAAGAAGCTTATCCGAAAGTGAGCAATTTGCTGCGGCATCAGCTTTAGTATCTCGTTACCTAGAATTAATCGAGCAACTCTCCTCAAGCTCACCTAAACGTGTTGCTTTGTACCTGAGTAATGACGGCGAGATATCCCCCCATTTATTATGTGAACATTTCTGGCAACACCAGATCGAAACTTACCTGCCTGTTGTTCAAGGTAAAGAACTAGCATTTGCACGTTATACCAAAGAAACAGCATGGAAAGAAAATCAGTTCGGTATAAAGGAACCTGCCACCTCAGAATACTTACCCTCTCACTGTCTGGATATGGTACTGCTACCCTTGGTTGGCTTTGATGCGAATGGTGGACGACTTGGAATGGGGGGAGGCTTTTATGATAGAACATTTGCTAATAAACGCGCCGACCAGACACCTTTATTGATAGGACTTGCTCATAGCTGCCAAGAAGTAAAGTCATTGCCTGTAGAAGGCTGGGATGTGCCCTTGCAGGCCATAGTTACACCCAATAAAGTAATCTCCGTGTAA
- a CDS encoding cell division protein ZapA: MDKPTVSVAILGQNYKINCPKGHEADLKEAAEYLNNQMREIKASGKIIGLEKIAVLAALNITHDMLNNRKYARSNEQQLRELTSQLDAALAHETKLVNE; encoded by the coding sequence ATGGATAAGCCAACCGTTTCAGTCGCTATACTGGGACAAAATTACAAGATAAATTGCCCGAAAGGGCATGAAGCAGACTTAAAAGAAGCTGCAGAGTATTTAAACAATCAGATGCGCGAAATCAAAGCCAGCGGAAAAATCATCGGCCTTGAAAAAATAGCGGTACTAGCAGCATTGAATATTACTCACGATATGCTAAATAACAGAAAATACGCTCGTTCTAATGAGCAACAGTTGCGAGAACTGACCTCACAGCTTGATGCCGCTTTAGCTCATGAAACAAAGTTGGTTAACGAGTAA
- the prfB gene encoding peptide chain release factor 2 (programmed frameshift) — protein sequence MEINPILSKIKDLSARALTLRGYLDYESKKERLEEVNRELEDPAIWNDPEYAQKLGKERAALEAVVETLDSMESGLTDSKELLDIAVEENDEDSVEAVQLELEELEALLAKLEFRRMFSKEMDENTAFLDIQSGSGGTEAQDWANILLRMYLRWGEDKGFKVELMEVSAGDVAGIKSATIRFEGEYAFGWLRTETGVHRLVRKSPFDSGNRRHTSFASVFVSPEIDDNVDIEINPADLRTDTYRSSGAGGQHVNTTDSAVRITHVPSGIVVQCQNQRSQHANRDFAMKQLRAKLYELEMMKRSEAAQALEDSKSDIGWGSQIRSYVLDASRIKDLRTGVETSNTGAVLDGNLDQFIIASLKQGL from the exons ATGGAAATAAACCCGATACTTTCTAAGATAAAAGACCTTTCAGCTCGTGCTTTAACCCTTCGGGGGTATCTT GACTACGAGTCAAAGAAAGAACGCTTAGAGGAAGTAAACCGTGAACTGGAAGATCCAGCTATTTGGAACGATCCAGAATACGCCCAAAAACTAGGCAAAGAGCGCGCTGCGCTTGAAGCTGTTGTTGAAACTCTAGATAGCATGGAGTCTGGTCTTACTGATTCCAAAGAGCTTTTAGATATTGCCGTAGAGGAAAATGACGAAGATTCTGTAGAAGCTGTTCAGCTTGAACTCGAAGAGTTAGAAGCGTTACTGGCCAAATTAGAATTCCGTCGCATGTTCTCCAAAGAAATGGATGAAAATACAGCTTTCTTGGACATTCAATCAGGCTCTGGTGGAACAGAGGCTCAGGACTGGGCCAACATTCTATTGCGCATGTATTTGCGCTGGGGTGAAGACAAGGGCTTTAAAGTTGAACTCATGGAAGTGTCTGCTGGCGATGTAGCGGGAATCAAGTCCGCTACGATTCGTTTTGAAGGGGAATATGCTTTCGGTTGGTTACGAACAGAGACTGGTGTTCACCGCTTAGTTCGTAAGTCACCATTTGATTCAGGTAACCGTCGTCATACGTCGTTTGCTTCTGTCTTCGTGTCACCAGAGATTGATGACAATGTTGATATTGAAATCAATCCAGCGGATCTTCGCACGGACACTTACCGCTCGTCTGGTGCGGGTGGACAGCACGTCAACACGACAGATTCCGCGGTGCGTATTACTCACGTTCCTTCTGGTATCGTGGTGCAGTGTCAGAACCAGCGCTCTCAACATGCTAACCGTGATTTCGCGATGAAGCAGTTGCGTGCCAAATTGTACGAGTTGGAAATGATGAAGCGCTCTGAAGCGGCGCAAGCATTGGAAGACAGTAAATCTGATATTGGTTGGGGCAGTCAGATTCGCTCTTATGTATTGGATGCGTCGCGTATTAAGGATTTGCGTACAGGAGTGGAAACTTCTAATACTGGTGCTGTGCTGGATGGCAACTTAGATCAGTTTATTATTGCAAGTTTAAAACAGGGCCTATAA